The Lentimicrobiaceae bacterium genome window below encodes:
- a CDS encoding glycosyltransferase family 39 protein, producing the protein MKSIFSINDRNKYIILFAAIILVYVFGMFVDVMEVDAAQYATISMEMSQTKSFLHVYEQGKDYLDKPPLLFWLSSLSFMIFGISNFAYKLPSVLIALLGIYSTYRFSLSWYSKQKSILSALILASSQALFLITNDVRTDTMLLGLTMFSAWQLNDYIKFSRFRNLLLSSIGIGLAMMAKGPIAIVVIALAFGGNFLLKREWRNVFKPQWLLLLFFVALTLVPMCYGLYTQFDMHPEKHVYGLDGPSGIKFFFWTQSFGRITGENYWSDGSGYLYFFHTILWDFQPWVFLFVPALIIKIIKLFKQKFKVDSNSEYISLCGFVLVFAALSFSNYKLPHYIFVIFPFASIITADFIYELKEKTSVKVARAMFGVMLLFWLLILVGYIFVFPPRNVILPLVLILAFSVNLYLFVKIKNPTQKIFIPTTITIVCFNLMMALHFYPNLLQYQANSQAGIYVRENKLPETNVYRYEAASHSFDFYTRTLTKYITQNDLANVKPKDWIYTDLKGLTSLEKNNVDYNLIEAFKSFRVTHLELDFLLKSSRDKTLTYNYLIEIK; encoded by the coding sequence TTGAAATCAATATTTTCAATAAACGATAGAAACAAGTACATAATATTGTTTGCGGCAATAATATTGGTGTACGTTTTTGGTATGTTCGTTGATGTAATGGAAGTAGATGCTGCTCAGTACGCTACCATTTCTATGGAAATGAGCCAAACCAAAAGTTTTTTGCATGTTTACGAGCAAGGTAAAGATTATTTAGACAAGCCGCCTTTGCTGTTTTGGCTATCGTCGTTATCGTTTATGATATTCGGAATTTCAAATTTTGCTTATAAATTGCCGTCGGTGCTTATTGCTTTATTAGGTATTTACAGCACTTACAGGTTTTCGTTAAGTTGGTACAGCAAACAGAAATCAATTCTATCGGCATTGATACTGGCTAGCAGCCAGGCTTTGTTTCTGATAACCAACGATGTCCGCACCGACACTATGTTGTTAGGATTGACAATGTTTTCGGCATGGCAACTTAACGATTACATAAAATTTTCGAGGTTTCGCAACTTGTTACTATCGTCTATAGGTATTGGTTTAGCAATGATGGCAAAAGGACCAATTGCAATAGTTGTAATAGCTTTGGCGTTTGGAGGCAATTTTTTGCTCAAACGCGAGTGGCGAAATGTTTTTAAGCCGCAATGGCTATTGCTATTGTTCTTCGTAGCGCTAACGCTTGTGCCAATGTGCTATGGGTTATACACGCAATTCGACATGCATCCCGAAAAACATGTTTACGGTTTGGACGGACCTTCGGGGATTAAATTTTTCTTTTGGACTCAAAGTTTTGGCAGAATTACAGGCGAAAACTATTGGAGCGATGGAAGCGGTTATCTGTATTTCTTTCATACCATTTTGTGGGATTTTCAACCTTGGGTGTTTTTGTTTGTGCCAGCTCTTATTATAAAAATAATCAAATTGTTTAAGCAAAAGTTCAAAGTCGATTCCAATAGCGAGTACATTAGTCTGTGCGGATTTGTACTGGTTTTTGCGGCTTTATCTTTTTCCAATTACAAGTTGCCTCATTATATTTTTGTAATTTTTCCTTTTGCATCAATAATTACCGCCGATTTTATTTACGAGTTGAAAGAAAAAACGTCGGTTAAAGTTGCCCGAGCCATGTTCGGTGTTATGCTACTGTTTTGGCTTCTGATATTGGTGGGTTATATTTTTGTGTTTCCTCCAAGAAATGTAATCTTGCCTTTGGTACTGATACTTGCGTTTTCTGTCAATTTATATTTATTTGTTAAAATAAAAAATCCAACTCAAAAAATATTTATACCTACTACCATTACTATTGTTTGTTTCAATCTGATGATGGCTTTGCATTTTTATCCCAACTTGTTGCAATATCAAGCCAACTCGCAGGCAGGTATCTATGTTCGCGAAAACAAACTGCCTGAAACAAATGTGTATAGGTACGAGGCTGCAAGTCATTCATTCGATTTTTACACCCGAACATTAACAAAATATATTACTCAAAACGATTTGGCAAATGTTAAGCCTAAAGATTGGATTTACACCGACCTAAAAGGACTGACAAGTCTTGAAAAAAACAACGTTGATTATAATCTGATAGAAGCGTTTAAATCGTTTAGGGTTACGCATTTGGAATTGGACTTTTTGCTTAAAAGTTCCCGCGATAAAACCTTAACTTATAACTATTTAATTGAAATCAAATAA
- a CDS encoding glycosyltransferase family 2 protein has product MKEINTLSIVIPAYNEGKTIHLILDKIKQVELVNNIKKEIIIINDFSTDDTEEAIFSYKEANPELNIKYFKHEKNKGKGAALHSGIEAASGEYIIIQDADLEYDPFEYNKLLKPVLEGQADVVYGSRYAGGEPHRILFFWHTIGNKFLTFLSNMFTNLNLSDMETCYKLFDAEIVKKLYLKENRFGFEPEVTAKISRYPNIRVYEVGISYYGRTYEEGKKINWKDGFRAIYCILKYNMFSRKMYK; this is encoded by the coding sequence ATGAAAGAAATCAACACCCTATCCATTGTTATACCGGCATACAACGAAGGAAAAACCATTCATCTGATATTAGACAAAATCAAACAGGTAGAACTTGTAAACAATATCAAAAAAGAAATAATTATTATTAATGATTTTTCGACGGATGATACCGAAGAAGCCATTTTTAGTTATAAGGAAGCCAATCCGGAATTAAACATCAAATATTTTAAGCACGAAAAAAACAAGGGTAAGGGTGCGGCTTTGCACAGTGGCATTGAAGCTGCAAGCGGCGAATACATTATTATTCAGGATGCCGACCTTGAATACGATCCGTTTGAGTACAACAAGTTGCTTAAACCTGTATTGGAAGGTCAAGCCGATGTAGTTTACGGCTCAAGATATGCAGGTGGCGAGCCGCATCGTATATTGTTTTTTTGGCACACGATTGGAAACAAGTTTTTAACGTTTTTGTCGAATATGTTTACCAATTTGAACTTAAGCGACATGGAAACTTGTTACAAGCTATTTGATGCCGAAATCGTTAAAAAATTATATCTGAAAGAAAATCGTTTCGGCTTTGAACCCGAAGTTACCGCAAAAATTTCGCGTTATCCAAATATACGCGTTTACGAAGTAGGTATTTCTTACTACGGCAGAACTTACGAAGAAGGTAAAAAGATAAACTGGAAAGACGGCTTTAGAGCTATCTATTGTATTTTGAAGTATAATATGTTTTCGAGAAAAATGTACAAATAG
- the atpG gene encoding ATP synthase F1 subunit gamma codes for MANLKEVRKRINSIKSTQQITNAMKMVAASKLRRTQHAITALKPYSQKQDEILNNVLMSLSSNDNEAENNTIDNIFAQEREVKNALIIIVASNKGLCGPFNSNTIKKATDYLIEKQNSDYNTFVLPVGRKVKEFFAKTKYKIYDRAFELDDNPSYESIKEFADFLLSDYRDGKIDKIEIIYNEFINASSQKITLEQFLPITNIAADADFNSNIDYIFQPDKDEIISEMVPNTLRIKFYKYMLNSITSEHGARMTAMSQATENATTLIKELQLSYNKARQAAITNEIIEIVSGAEALKQ; via the coding sequence ATGGCTAATTTAAAAGAAGTAAGAAAAAGAATAAACTCGATAAAAAGCACACAGCAAATAACCAATGCTATGAAAATGGTTGCTGCGTCTAAATTACGAAGGACACAACACGCCATTACAGCTTTAAAACCATATTCGCAAAAGCAAGACGAAATATTAAACAATGTCTTGATGTCTCTTTCTTCAAATGATAATGAAGCCGAAAATAATACCATTGATAACATTTTTGCTCAAGAAAGAGAAGTTAAAAATGCACTGATTATCATTGTTGCTTCAAACAAAGGACTTTGCGGACCATTCAACAGCAATACAATTAAAAAAGCTACCGATTATTTGATAGAAAAACAAAACTCAGATTATAACACATTTGTTTTGCCTGTTGGAAGAAAAGTGAAAGAATTTTTTGCAAAAACCAAATATAAAATTTACGATAGAGCTTTTGAACTTGATGATAATCCTTCTTACGAGTCTATTAAAGAATTTGCTGATTTCCTTTTAAGCGATTACAGAGATGGAAAAATTGATAAAATTGAAATTATTTATAATGAATTTATCAATGCATCTTCTCAAAAAATCACCCTCGAACAATTTCTACCTATTACCAATATAGCTGCCGACGCAGATTTTAATTCAAATATCGATTATATCTTCCAGCCCGATAAGGATGAAATTATTTCGGAGATGGTGCCTAATACTTTGAGGATTAAATTCTACAAATACATGCTTAATTCCATTACAAGCGAACATGGAGCACGTATGACAGCTATGAGTCAGGCTACCGAAAATGCAACTACCTTGATTAAAGAATTGCAATTATCGTACAACAAGGCACGTCAGGCTGCTATTACCAACGAAATTATAGAAATTGTTAGCGGAGCAGAAGCTTTGAAGCAGTGA
- a CDS encoding peptide MFS transporter: MNTKQERVKTKHPGGLYLISFTSIWERFSYYGMRAFLILYMANDILNGGPKAHLGGLGLSETLAGSIYGIFTGSCYILPILGGWLADRYIGKRRSVLIGGIFIMIGHFTLAGNLYDNFAVFILGLTLVAIGNGFFKPSAPTMIGDLYEQGDKRRDSAFTIYYFLFNGGAFLAPIVCGYFGETYMYRWGFFVAGVGMLLGLLLYITFQKKYLGEIGLKPVKAKSEGKAEKTPLTKIERDRISVIVVLAFFVTFFWAGFEQAGSTLNLYADKYIDKTFFGWEMPTSWLQSVNPVFIVLLGPVFSALWMRLGQKGKNPPSPIKMGLGMIALAIGFVFMIGAVMQRGADNTDITVKASIWWLIATYFMHTVGELMLSPIGLSLVTKLAPVRMAALFMGVWYLSSFIANNLSGISVHFVNKFGALTIFSGIAIFVGLLGVTVLFLSRWLIGRMHGVE, from the coding sequence ATTTAATATCATTTACTTCCATTTGGGAACGATTTAGCTACTACGGTATGCGTGCATTTTTGATACTGTACATGGCTAACGATATATTAAACGGCGGACCAAAAGCTCACTTGGGTGGCTTAGGACTTTCCGAAACTTTGGCTGGTTCCATTTACGGAATCTTTACAGGTTCGTGTTATATTCTACCAATACTTGGTGGCTGGTTAGCCGATAGATACATAGGTAAAAGACGTTCGGTGCTCATTGGTGGAATTTTTATTATGATAGGACACTTTACCCTTGCCGGAAACCTTTACGATAATTTTGCAGTGTTCATATTAGGATTGACTTTAGTAGCCATTGGTAACGGTTTCTTTAAACCTTCGGCTCCTACCATGATTGGCGACTTGTACGAACAAGGAGATAAAAGACGCGATAGTGCGTTTACTATTTACTACTTCCTATTCAACGGTGGTGCATTTTTGGCTCCTATCGTTTGCGGATACTTTGGCGAAACTTACATGTACCGCTGGGGATTCTTCGTTGCAGGCGTTGGTATGCTACTCGGATTGCTTTTGTACATTACTTTTCAGAAGAAATATTTGGGCGAAATTGGTTTAAAACCTGTAAAAGCAAAATCCGAAGGAAAAGCTGAAAAAACACCGCTTACAAAAATAGAAAGAGACAGAATTTCGGTAATTGTTGTGTTGGCATTTTTTGTAACCTTCTTTTGGGCTGGCTTCGAACAAGCTGGAAGTACACTAAACTTGTACGCCGACAAATACATCGACAAAACCTTTTTTGGCTGGGAAATGCCTACATCGTGGTTGCAATCGGTTAATCCGGTGTTTATAGTTTTATTAGGACCTGTATTTTCAGCACTTTGGATGCGATTAGGACAAAAGGGGAAAAATCCGCCATCGCCTATAAAAATGGGATTAGGTATGATTGCCTTAGCCATCGGGTTTGTGTTTATGATAGGTGCGGTAATGCAACGTGGTGCCGACAATACCGACATTACAGTTAAAGCCAGTATTTGGTGGCTGATTGCTACCTACTTTATGCACACCGTAGGCGAGTTGATGTTGTCGCCGATAGGATTATCATTGGTAACCAAATTGGCTCCCGTTCGCATGGCAGCACTATTTATGGGCGTTTGGTATTTAAGTAGCTTTATTGCCAACAACCTAAGCGGAATATCAGTACACTTTGTAAACAAATTCGGAGCTTTGACCATCTTTTCGGGTATAGCTATATTCGTGGGACTTTTAGGAGTAACGGTTTTATTCCTTTCCAGATGGCTTATTGGTAGAATGCATGGTGTCGAGTAA